One Phalacrocorax carbo chromosome 26, bPhaCar2.1, whole genome shotgun sequence genomic window, GCCCTTGTTTTATGCCTCTATCTTTAGGAGAGATGAGAGACTGCTAGAGGGAAGATCCCCCCCTCAGAAGGTGCGGAAagctgggtgataaagtgtatagtcagGGAGGGCAACGGATTGGGGTGTTGATAAGAGCTAAAGGtaagtgtcctttaggtgaactaCCCTCACCATCGTACGAAAAATCACGCCCTAAATTGCgcaaaaattaattcaatgAAAATGCGGCTCTGTGTGTCCTTTGGCGATTTGCACAGCGGGCGACCGGAcctgcttttcaggaaaatggGGTGGGGAGAGCCGAGGGGCGCCGGACGCCCGTGTACCCCCCTCGGGTGGGCAGGACGCCGGGGTCCCGGGTGTCCCGGGGGAAGGGGACAAcacgggggggggcggggagctGTGGTTTGGGGAGTCCCAGGCGTGAACCCGGTCTGGAGTGGTGCAGGGGGGTCTTTGAGCCTGaggaggggtgcggggggctgagggctgggatgccgcggggaggggggtccGGGCCCGAGGGTACCGGGAGATGCGGGGTGGCGGGGGAGGGGAAGTCCACTGTCCCCGCAATAAACCCCCCCCGCCCGCGCTGCCTCCGCCTTTCGCTTTCGCTTTCGCTGCTCCCAACCTGCCGAGCCGGGATCTGCCCGGCGACGAGTGACGTCCGACGAGCCTCGGGCCGCCAttggcgggcgggcggcggaggCGCCAAtcgcggggaggggcggggctaGCGGCGGGGGTTCCGTGGCGGGGCCGTGCGTGTCCCGAAGCAGtgcggagcggcgcggcgcgatGGAGCGGGTGCGGGCGCTgggcctggggctgctgctgggggtccTCGTTGGGGCGGCGAGCGGTGAGCGTGGGCGGGGACCCGGGAGCGCCCCCGGGCACCGGGACCCCCCTGTACCCCCTTTTCCGggcaccgggaccccccccccccccggccccccctccATTCCTCCGTCCCCACCGAACTCCCTTGCCTGGGCATAGGGAACCTCCCCCGGGCACACGGACCCCTCTGGACCCACCTTCCCGGCCAacccccgtccccgtcccccccatCCGGAAGCACCTGGGCTTCCCTTCCCGCCCCCTGGACCCCTCTCCCGGACACCCCTTGTTCCGCAAAACCCCCCACCAGTCCCATCCCCCTCGAGGCGCTCCCCCCGATCTGTTCTCCTGGGCCCCTCGCTCAGCCTCGGTCTCCATCTCTGCACCCGGGCACCCTCCCCCCTTTCCACCCACaagccccgctgccccccacctcTCACCGCCCCCACCGTGTCCCCACAGGGCTCCATTCCCTGCACTACTTCGAGGTTGGGGTGTCGGAGCCCAGCCCGGGGGTACCCCGGTTCACGACCGTGGGGTACGTGGACCAGAACCCCTTTGTGCGCTACGACAGCGAGAGGAGGAAGATGGAGCCCCAGGTGCAGTGGATGGAAGCAAATGTGGATCAGCAGTACTGGGACAGACAGACCCAGATCGTACAGAGCAATCAGGGGGTGTACCGCGTGGACTTCGACACCCTGCTGCGCCGCTACAACCAGAGCGGGGGTGAGcgcgggctgggctggggctccatggggctggggcaggactCCGTGGGATGGGAGACTTCCCAACCCACCCCCAAggccctgccctcccccacgctGTTGTCCCAGCTTGTGCCGGCCCTTCCCTGCCTGGTGTCGTTGTCAGAGGGCTCCCAGCCACCCTGTCCCCCAGTGTGAGGGGTCCCGcctgccctgtcccagccccacagtgctTGGGGTCTCCACTGCCAGAGCCAGGGGGCCTGGGGGGTTTCTGGCCAACCCAGCCCAGCGCATCCCCATACACACACCAGCGCCCAACACCCCATCCCCAGACTGGGAGGCTCCTGGCTGCCCCATACCAGCCCCTCACCATCGCCACAGCTGTTGAGACCCCCAGAAGCAGAGGCTctcccagccccttgccccTCCCCATGGTGCTCAGGCCCCCaaggcagagccagagcagcttcccccaccccatcccgTCTCCTTGTCCCACCCCCAGCACTGGGGACCcatcccagcccctcgctgTCACAGGCTGCCATGGGGCCGGGTGCCAGCCCAGGTGTGCCCTGGGTGCAGGGGGTCTGCATCACGGCTTTAGGTGACACCCCGAGTGCTGGATGGGGGGCAGCTCTGGTGCCGTGACCAATCCCCCCCAGAGCTTGCTCAGGGCTGGAGTGGGGGTGCTGCCGGGGGTCTGTTCCCCACTGAaggcccagggctgcagcagcccctcaGTCCCAGCCCTTGGTTGTGTTTCAGGGACTCACACGTTGCAGCGCATGTACGGCTGTGACCTCCTGGAGGACGGTAGCACCAGGGGGTTTTTTCAGGATGCCTACGACGGGAGGGACTTCTTTGCCTTCGACATGAACACAATGACGTTCACTGCGGCTGACGTGGCAGCGCAAGTCACCAAGAGGAGGTGGGAGGAGGACGGGAATTACAATGAGCAGTTGAAGCTCTACCTGGAGAACACCTGCATCGAGTGGCTGAGGAAGTACGTGAGCTACGGACGGGCCGTGCTGGAGAGGAAAGGTGAGGGCGAGACAGGGACCCTGGGACTGGGTGCTGCGGGTGCGTGTGCTGACCCTcactgccaccccctccccagagccccccacaGTCCGAGTGTCGGGGAACGAGGCCCAGGGGATCCTGACCCTGCACTGCCGCGCTTACGGCTTCTACCCGCGGCCCATCACCGTCAGCTGGCTGAAGGACGGCGAGGTCAGGGACGCGGAGACCGAGAGGGGCAGCGTCGCGCCCAACAGCGACGGCACCTACTACACCTGGGCCTCTATTGAGGCCCGCCCGGAGGACAAGGACAAGTACCGGTGCCGCGTGGAACACGCCAGCCTGCTGGAGCCCGGCCTCTTTGCGTGGGGTGAGCCCGGTGGCCTTGGGCACGTGGAGCGGTGGGCTGGGGTggttccccttcccctcctcacgaccctcctctcccccagagCCGGAGTCCAACCTGCTCACCATCGTGCTGGCGGTGGCTCTTGCCATCGGGGCTGTTGCCGCCGTCATCGCTGGATTCATCATCTGGAAGCGGAAATCAGGTACAGCACCGGGGCCGGTGAGGCAGAGGgtgtgggaggaaggcagggccTCGGGGGCTGGGAGGCCCTGCGGGCACAAGCCGCAGTGCTCTGGAGAACCCCCGAGCTTGGTGGCAAAGCGCGGTGGGTGCTGACagttctttctctctgcagagaagAATAAGAAGGGCTACGACAAGGCGTCACGTGAGTACCGGGGTCGGGTCCAGCTCCAGCCGCTGCCCAGCGCCGGGGCGGTCTCGTGGCTCTGGTTTCTGGCCGCTGCCGGCAtttccccatcccccaccctccctgtgctgcccctCTCTAAAGCCCCGTGGTGGGGATGTAGGGAAGAGGTTGTGTCTCCCCTCCGCTGCTCGCGGCACCATCCTCCTCTCCCAGTGGCGGCAGCACGGCCATGGCTGCCGGGCTGCTCCTGGCACGTGCACCGTGCCCGTGGCGAGCCCGGGGCTGGCGCCTGACGGCCTTTTCTCTCTTGCAGGCACGGACGGGGGCTCTGGCAGCGCGGCCTCAGGTGCGGTGTGGGACCAGGGGGGATGGACGGGGTgaccccagctctccctgctcccctggggGACCCGCAGCCGGAGCAAGAGCGGTCTGCAGGAGGGGGTCAGCAGGACCCcagagcagagagctggggagagggaggtgtCCCTGGGTGACACTGTCTCTTCCTCCCGTCCCTGCAGGGATGCCCATCTGACCGCTTGACGAGGGGCTGGCACATGGCTGGATGTGGCCCCCTGCCCGCTCCCGGGCTGGGCGCagagggctgctggaggaggctgggagctgcctgcagagagaGTTTGTCCTACTGAGCCTGTCCACTGCTGGCCACTCTTGTGGCTCTTCTGTGTGTGCgcttatttatttgtattgaaAGATGTGCATGATGTGTTTATAATAGTGGTGtataatattttgtattatgtgttttgggtttgtggttttttttaataccgaGTTTGTAattgatttcttctgtttctcactcACCCCCACCATTGAACAGATGGGGGTTGATCCAAGAGGTTGAGTGGGACACAACCAGGCAGATGACCCAAACTAAGGAGACAGATTCCAGGCTGTATGATGTGGTACTTCAGGATAAAAACGGAAAAGAGGCAGTTGAGGGAGACCGGCCAGCATTTCTTCAGGACCTCTCTGGGTGTTGATGTCCCTGTGGTGGAGGTGGTGAGCTCTGAGGCCACGCAGACGGGCGCGGAGATGAGCATCTTCTGGTTTGAGGTCAGGCAACTGTCACTGTGACTAAATGAGGCACTTAAGTCTCAAGTAAAGTGGTTGCTCTTGTAGTGAAGGAGCCACAGTGGAAGCGGAGGCTGTCTTGGCCaataaaagaagcagcagctcctcctgagatggggcagaggcaggaacgACCTAGTCCCTATCCCTGACCTGGCTGTGATAGAGGGAATGGTTTTGTCCATCAGCCAGGCGAAGATGTTTGCTCCGTGGTTGCCCCAATGCCAGGATAGTGGGGCTGCCAGGCTGGAACTAGGAGGCAGGGCAGGCCAGCAGCTGGGATCCATTGCTAGGGACTGTGGGATTGACGGATCGGAAGAGGGGCAGCCACCAGCCGCCTCTGGACGTGGCTCTTCTTGAGCGTGAAGGCAAAGTATCCTGTCAAGGAAGATCTTGTAACCGAGCGAGGCAAGTGATCGGCCAGAGAGGAATGTGTCCAGTACCTGAGGGCATTGGTGGTGGTGTCGGTGGTCTGCAGTGACCTGGACAATAATGGGCCTGCAAAGGTGGGGCTGGCACCCAGCGCCCATGGTCGGTATGGCGGATGTTTGTACAGAGCACACCGATGAGCGCCAGCAGTCCGGTGGTGGCAGATTGGGCAGACATTGAGGCACCGAGTGTCCTTTGACTGGTCTGCCAATGCCAGCATTTCAAGGAGAACCTGCGTGGTTCTCTCTGTGTGACCGTGAGGAGGACACGAGGATCTGGGACAGTGCACCTACCTCGGTACTGGAAGCCCCAGAATTGCAGagagaagagtggctggaaagggACCATCCAGGAAGACGGCTGCTGCGGTTTTCTTCGAGCAGTTCCCCAGGCGCAGTAGATGGGCTGAGGATACATCTGCTCCTTCTGATCCTGATCCAGTGGATGTATGTCCACGTGGGGTCGAACCCCACACCCAGCACCATGGCAAGGCTGTGCCCGACCACAGCAGGACCGTAACGGTGACTAGTCCTTGCAACATAGTCTGGGCAAGAGAGACACGGGCTCCTCTGAGGGTGAAAAGGCTTCTGGTTTGCAGTTACAGGAGTCGGGTAAGGAATGCTCTGGTCAGGACGAGGGGCCCTGCCCCCGCCGGACAGGGAAAAGGGACAAGCGGATTTCATGGCCTGGCACATGAGACCCATGGAAGTATAAGGCTGTGGTGGACACCAGTGTACAGTGACCCCTAATGGCATTGGGGTACCAGGGGAGAGGACACACAGCTGGATTTGCAGCGTGACATGGGATCCCCCAGTTGCTGAGGTGGGAGCCGAGGGGAGCCCAGCGGGAAACGGGTGGGAGAAGCGGCCGGTGTGAGGCTCCGTGTATCCTTGGCATTGACTTGGAAGTAAGATACTTCAGGGATCAAATGGGACAGCGGTGGGTTGCTGTAGCTGGAGGTGTATCCCACAGGAGTGTTCCCAAGTGGCCCAGAAGGCCAAAAGCATCCTGgtttgtatcagcaatagtgtggccagcaggagcagggtagAGACCCTccccctgtactgggcactggtgaggctgcaccatgaatcctgtgttcagttttgggcccctcactacaagaaagacactgaggtgctggatggcttccctgggcagcctgttccagtgcttgacaaccctttcagtgcAGAAATTTTTCCTATATGACACCGAGCTGAGCGGTGCAGCTGACacgccagaaggatgggatgtcatccagaaagtcctagacaggctggagaggtgagcctgtgagaacctcactcatgaggttcaacaaggccaagtgcaaggtcccgcacctgggtcagggcagccCCCGGTCTCAATActggctgggggatgaagggattgagggCAGCCCTGCggggaaggacctgggggtaccAGTGaacgaaaagctggacatgagctgacaacgtgtgcttgcagcccagaaggccaactgtatctTGGGCTGCTTGGAAAGaagcaggtcgagggagggcATTCAGCCCCTCTAccccgctctggtgagacctcacctggagtactgtgtccagctctggagccctcaccacaggaaggacatggacctgttggagcgggtccagagggggccacaaaaatgatgcAAGGGCTGGAGCCGCTCCCCTACGAGGCCCAgttgagagagttggggttgttcctcctggagagagaaggctgtggggaggcctaattgtggccttccagtatgtaaagggggactataagaaagatggggacaatctctttagcaaggcctgttgtgacagacaaggggtgatggttttaaactgaaggagggtagatttagtcAGAAGGTAGGTACAAagttttttactatgagggtggtaaaacactggcacagggTGCCTGGAGAcgtggtagatgccccatccctagaaacattcaaggacaggttggatggggctctgagcaacctaatctagctgaagatgtccctgctcactgcagggggggttgcactagatgacctctgaagatcccttccaacctaaaccattctatgattgtaACAGCCAATCCAAACCTCCCcagtgcagcttgaggccatttcctctcatcctacctcaccttgaacacttccaatgatggagcatccacaacttctctgggcaacttgttgCAGCCCCTCACCACCCTCACCCTAAAACATTCCTTATGGCCAGTCTTGATCTCCCCTCTTTCAGTATCAAACCAcggcccttgtcctgtcactagaggccttggtaaaaagtctctctccagcTTCCTTCCTTCGAGGCAAGCTGCAGAAGTCAAAGCCACCCAGCTGGCCCTAGAGGTTGCTGCCTGAGAAACGTGGCCTGGACTCTTCTCCGTACTGACCCGTTGAGGGTGGCCACTGCTCTGTGGGGTGGCTACAGCGATGGTCATAGAGGCAAAGCCCTGGGTGACGCTGCATTTTGGCAGCTGGAccttgctgcctgggtagagcCCCTGGGTGTAAAGGTCCATCACATCCATGAGCCGTGAGCCGTGCTGCTGGAGAACATCAATGCAAGGAGCAAGTAGACCAGGCGGCAAAAGTCGGAGTGGTTCAGGTAGGCCTGGACTGGGAATGTCCTCATGAGCTGTTCACAGCTCGGTGAGCCCGTGGGTCGCTGGTGGAGAGACACAATGTAggggtgttttagttgttgatAGGTAGTGGTTACACTAGTCcagggcttttccagcctctcatgctctgccgCTTGCACGAGAaaccaggaggggaggggg contains:
- the LOC135317675 gene encoding class I histocompatibility antigen, F10 alpha chain-like; amino-acid sequence: MERVRALGLGLLLGVLVGAASGLHSLHYFEVGVSEPSPGVPRFTTVGYVDQNPFVRYDSERRKMEPQVQWMEANVDQQYWDRQTQIVQSNQGVYRVDFDTLLRRYNQSGGTHTLQRMYGCDLLEDGSTRGFFQDAYDGRDFFAFDMNTMTFTAADVAAQVTKRRWEEDGNYNEQLKLYLENTCIEWLRKYVSYGRAVLERKEPPTVRVSGNEAQGILTLHCRAYGFYPRPITVSWLKDGEVRDAETERGSVAPNSDGTYYTWASIEARPEDKDKYRCRVEHASLLEPGLFAWEPESNLLTIVLAVALAIGAVAAVIAGFIIWKRKSEKNKKGYDKASRTDGGSGSAASGMPI